One segment of Rhodanobacter thiooxydans DNA contains the following:
- a CDS encoding J domain-containing protein produces the protein MTLTQVVVILAGLFFGYRLVSHLLSPGTGEQDRSSPRPPDGQDRQGRANGHWRDYGPAWSDAPPPAPPPAWYQVLGVAESASLDDIERAYRQQISQYHPDKVARLGEDLRQLAEQRSREINAAYDIASRLRRG, from the coding sequence ATGACCCTCACCCAGGTCGTCGTCATTCTGGCCGGACTGTTCTTCGGCTACCGGCTGGTCAGTCACCTGCTTTCGCCGGGTACCGGCGAGCAGGACCGGTCGTCGCCCCGGCCGCCCGATGGACAGGACCGGCAGGGCCGCGCGAACGGCCACTGGCGCGACTACGGCCCGGCATGGAGCGATGCGCCGCCGCCCGCGCCGCCACCCGCGTGGTACCAGGTGCTTGGTGTTGCCGAATCCGCCAGCCTGGACGACATAGAGCGTGCCTACCGGCAGCAGATCAGCCAGTACCACCCGGACAAGGTGGCCCGGCTCGGCGAAGATCTCCGCCAACTGGCCGAGCAGCGTTCCCGGGAGATCAATGCCGCCTACGACATCGCGAGCCGGCTGCGGCGCGGATAG
- a CDS encoding M3 family metallopeptidase, whose product MKHPIALALAIALSGSMAACTDTGSDKSESATSQAHTDTVAADAGNPFFRESPLPLHYPPFDKIRDSDFAPAFDRGMAEHLGEVQAIAGNAEAPTFDNTIVALEKSGQILSRTSTVFFSLVGVDTNDARKALQAEYAPKLAAHRDAISLDPQLFARIQKLYDTRDSLGLDAEGVRLIERYHTDFVRAGAKLSDADKAHLKEINGKLAKLGTTFSQNVLAEVNDSAVAVDTKEELAGLSDEQIGAAAAAAKAKGLDGKYVIALLNTTGQPPEAQLQNRALRQSLHEASIARGSRGNQYDNTAIVSQVLKLRAEKATMLGYPTYAAYVLADETAKTPEAVNAMLTRLAPPAVANAKREGAALQAMIDKEQAAKGEATFALQPWDWAYYTEKVRAEKYDFDESQLKPYFEMKNVLENGVFYAAGQLYGLSFKQRTDLPVYNPDVLVYDVYNADGSQLAIFLADMYARPSKRGGAWMNAYVQQSGLTGNLPVVANHLNITKPASGPTLLTWDEVTTMFHEFGHALHGMFSNVQYPYFSGTSVPRDFVEFPSQVNEMWSDWPSVLANYAKHYQTGAPMPKALLDKVLATSKFNQGFATTEYLGSAMLDQSWHQLGADKIPEAGGVVAFEAAALKVNGTDYAPVPPRYRTPYFSHIMGGYAAGYYAYIWSEVLDANTVEWIKANGGLTRANGDRFRAALLSRGGSKDALQLFHDFTGQEPKIEPLLKRRGLDAAVD is encoded by the coding sequence ATGAAGCATCCCATCGCGCTGGCCCTGGCCATTGCCCTGTCCGGTTCCATGGCCGCCTGCACCGATACCGGCAGCGACAAGAGCGAATCCGCCACCTCGCAGGCGCACACCGATACGGTGGCCGCCGACGCCGGCAATCCGTTCTTCCGTGAAAGCCCGCTGCCGCTGCACTACCCGCCGTTCGACAAGATCAGGGACAGCGATTTCGCGCCCGCCTTCGACCGCGGCATGGCCGAGCATCTCGGGGAAGTCCAGGCGATCGCCGGCAACGCCGAGGCGCCCACGTTCGACAACACCATCGTCGCGCTGGAGAAGTCCGGGCAGATCCTTTCCCGCACCTCGACCGTGTTCTTCAGCCTGGTCGGCGTGGACACCAACGACGCGCGCAAGGCGCTGCAGGCCGAGTACGCGCCGAAGCTGGCCGCGCATCGCGACGCGATCTCGCTGGACCCGCAGCTGTTCGCGCGCATCCAGAAGCTGTACGACACGCGCGACAGCCTGGGCCTGGACGCCGAAGGCGTGCGCCTGATCGAGCGCTACCACACCGACTTCGTGCGCGCCGGCGCCAAGCTGTCCGACGCCGACAAGGCGCACCTGAAGGAGATCAACGGCAAGCTGGCGAAGCTGGGCACGACGTTCAGCCAGAACGTGCTGGCCGAAGTGAACGATTCCGCCGTGGCGGTCGACACGAAGGAAGAGCTGGCCGGCCTCAGCGACGAGCAGATCGGCGCCGCCGCGGCCGCCGCAAAGGCGAAGGGCCTGGACGGCAAGTACGTGATTGCCCTGCTCAACACCACCGGGCAACCACCGGAAGCGCAATTGCAGAACCGCGCGCTGCGCCAGAGCCTGCATGAGGCGTCGATCGCCCGCGGCAGCCGCGGCAACCAGTACGACAACACCGCGATCGTGTCGCAGGTGCTGAAGCTGCGCGCGGAGAAGGCGACCATGCTCGGCTATCCCACCTACGCCGCCTACGTGCTGGCCGACGAGACGGCGAAGACGCCCGAAGCGGTCAATGCGATGCTGACCAGGCTGGCGCCGCCGGCCGTGGCCAACGCGAAGCGCGAAGGCGCGGCGCTGCAGGCGATGATCGACAAGGAGCAGGCGGCGAAGGGCGAGGCGACCTTCGCGCTGCAGCCGTGGGACTGGGCCTACTACACCGAGAAGGTGCGCGCCGAGAAGTACGACTTCGACGAGAGCCAGTTGAAGCCGTACTTCGAGATGAAGAACGTGCTGGAGAACGGCGTGTTCTACGCCGCCGGCCAGCTCTACGGGCTCAGCTTCAAGCAGCGCACCGACCTGCCGGTCTACAACCCCGACGTGCTGGTGTACGACGTGTACAACGCCGACGGCAGCCAGCTGGCGATCTTCCTGGCCGACATGTACGCGCGGCCGTCCAAGCGCGGTGGCGCATGGATGAACGCCTACGTGCAGCAGTCCGGGCTCACCGGCAACCTGCCGGTGGTGGCCAACCACCTCAACATCACCAAGCCGGCCAGCGGCCCGACCCTGCTGACCTGGGACGAGGTGACCACCATGTTCCACGAGTTCGGCCATGCGCTGCACGGCATGTTCTCGAACGTGCAGTACCCGTACTTCAGCGGCACCAGCGTGCCGCGCGACTTCGTGGAGTTCCCCTCGCAGGTCAACGAGATGTGGTCCGACTGGCCCAGCGTGCTGGCGAACTACGCCAAGCACTACCAGACCGGCGCGCCGATGCCGAAGGCGCTGCTGGACAAGGTGCTGGCCACATCCAAGTTCAACCAGGGCTTCGCCACCACCGAGTACCTCGGCTCGGCGATGCTCGACCAGAGCTGGCACCAGCTCGGCGCCGACAAGATCCCCGAGGCCGGCGGCGTGGTGGCGTTCGAGGCCGCCGCGCTGAAGGTGAACGGCACCGACTACGCGCCGGTGCCGCCGCGCTACCGCACGCCGTACTTCAGCCACATCATGGGTGGCTACGCGGCCGGCTACTACGCCTATATCTGGTCGGAGGTGCTGGACGCGAACACGGTGGAGTGGATCAAGGCGAACGGTGGCCTCACCCGCGCCAACGGCGACCGCTTCCGCGCCGCCCTGCTGTCGCGTGGCGGCAGCAAGGACGCGCTGCAGCTGTTCCACGACTTCACCGGGCAGGAGCCGAAAATCGAGCCGCTGCTGAAGCGGCGCGGGCTGGACGCCGCGGTCGACTGA
- a CDS encoding L,D-transpeptidase family protein, producing MLGLLSGTAVHAQQPALEQPLSPVAEQIRERVEQWRGVHVDADAARTPGDAAAVFYEQSRFAPAWTRPGDLDQLLSALGNVAGDGLDPEDYALSELQRRRSVLSDPRATPQQRAQFDLLATDACLAALLHLYRGKVDPATLDTHWNYDPRQLDQAQGLKAVHDALAQGTLGELFARARPQNPLYGQLRMALAKLREVAAQGGWSTLADGPTLKPGSRDPRVPALRQRLRLAGYPVGEGVDDLYDPALEAALEQFQREQYLAPDGHLGKATLAALNVPVAARIDQLRANLERARWLLHELQGRFVVVDIAGYQVAYYKDGKPVWRSRVQVGKPYRSTPVFKSKITYLTLNPTWTVPPTILKNDILPKLRRSPGYLAANRIRVLDGQGRELAPASVDWAHPRGIVLRQDAGPGNSLGRLVIRFPNDYAVYLHDTPHQELFANEQRANSSGCIRVERPRELAELLLDDPARWDRAGIDRAIDTLKTQTVMLREPVTLLLAYWTVDLREDGRVGFRPDVYQRDPPLLAGLERPRVSPWLPAAVTAPVPAQP from the coding sequence ATGCTGGGCTTGCTGTCGGGAACGGCGGTGCATGCACAACAGCCTGCGCTGGAGCAACCGCTGAGCCCGGTGGCCGAACAGATTCGCGAGCGGGTCGAGCAGTGGCGCGGCGTGCATGTCGATGCCGATGCCGCCCGGACGCCCGGCGACGCGGCGGCAGTGTTCTACGAGCAGAGCCGGTTCGCGCCGGCATGGACGCGCCCGGGCGATCTCGACCAGCTGCTTTCCGCGCTGGGCAACGTGGCTGGCGACGGCCTCGATCCGGAAGACTATGCGCTGAGCGAGTTGCAGCGTCGGCGCAGCGTGCTGAGCGATCCACGGGCCACGCCGCAGCAGCGCGCGCAGTTCGACCTGCTGGCCACCGATGCCTGCCTCGCTGCGCTGCTGCACCTGTATCGCGGCAAGGTCGATCCGGCCACGCTGGACACGCACTGGAACTACGACCCGCGCCAGCTCGACCAGGCGCAGGGCCTCAAGGCGGTGCACGATGCGCTGGCGCAAGGCACGCTTGGCGAGCTGTTCGCGCGGGCACGGCCGCAGAACCCGTTGTACGGCCAGCTGCGCATGGCGCTGGCGAAGCTGCGCGAGGTGGCGGCGCAGGGCGGCTGGTCGACGCTGGCCGACGGCCCCACGCTGAAGCCGGGCAGCCGCGATCCGCGCGTGCCGGCGCTGCGCCAGCGGCTGCGCCTGGCCGGCTATCCGGTGGGCGAGGGCGTGGACGACCTGTACGACCCGGCGCTGGAGGCCGCGCTGGAGCAGTTCCAGCGCGAACAATACCTGGCACCCGATGGCCATCTGGGCAAGGCCACCCTGGCCGCGCTGAACGTGCCAGTCGCGGCACGGATCGACCAGTTGCGCGCGAACCTGGAGCGCGCGCGCTGGCTGCTGCATGAGTTGCAGGGCAGGTTCGTGGTGGTCGACATCGCCGGCTACCAGGTGGCCTACTACAAGGATGGCAAACCGGTGTGGCGTTCGCGCGTGCAGGTGGGCAAGCCGTATCGCAGCACGCCGGTGTTCAAGTCGAAGATCACCTACCTCACGCTCAACCCGACCTGGACGGTGCCGCCGACCATCCTGAAGAACGACATCCTGCCGAAGCTGCGCAGGAGCCCGGGCTACCTCGCCGCCAACCGCATCCGCGTGCTGGATGGCCAGGGCCGCGAGCTGGCGCCGGCCAGCGTGGACTGGGCCCATCCGCGCGGCATCGTGCTGCGCCAGGACGCCGGCCCGGGCAATTCGCTGGGGCGGCTGGTGATCCGCTTCCCCAACGACTACGCGGTGTACCTGCACGACACGCCGCACCAGGAACTGTTCGCCAACGAGCAGCGCGCGAACAGCTCCGGCTGCATCCGGGTGGAGCGCCCGCGCGAGCTGGCCGAACTGCTGCTGGACGACCCTGCGCGCTGGGACCGGGCCGGGATCGACCGCGCGATCGACACGCTGAAGACGCAGACCGTGATGCTGCGCGAGCCGGTCACACTGCTACTGGCGTACTGGACGGTGGACCTGCGCGAGGACGGCCGGGTCGGCTTCCGCCCCGACGTCTACCAGCGCGATCCGCCGCTGCTCGCCGGACTGGAACGCCCGCGCGTGTCGCCGTGGCTGCCGGCAGCCGTCACGGCTCCCGTGCCGGCGCAGCCCTGA
- a CDS encoding YbaN family protein has translation MRWLLIVTGALSLALALVGIVLPLLPTVPFLLLTAACWSRASPRWHRWLLARPRLGPAIVRWERERTVPRRAKFSAVALIVLSMGASIWLLRDHPWLPWALAAVAVPVLAFILRLRETRDGA, from the coding sequence GTGCGCTGGTTGCTGATCGTGACCGGCGCACTGTCGCTGGCGCTTGCCCTGGTCGGCATCGTGCTGCCGCTGCTGCCGACCGTGCCGTTCCTGCTGCTGACCGCCGCCTGCTGGTCGCGCGCGTCGCCGCGTTGGCATCGCTGGTTGCTGGCGCGGCCGCGACTGGGGCCGGCGATCGTGCGCTGGGAGCGTGAGCGCACGGTGCCGCGGCGGGCCAAGTTCAGTGCGGTGGCGCTGATCGTGCTGTCGATGGGTGCGTCGATCTGGCTGCTGCGCGATCACCCCTGGCTGCCGTGGGCGCTGGCGGCGGTGGCTGTGCCGGTGCTCGCGTTCATCCTGCGCCTGCGGGAAACGCGCGACGGCGCGTGA
- a CDS encoding murein L,D-transpeptidase catalytic domain family protein: protein MSRFLRHAATLTLFLAGCFVAAHATEPSLQDALSRLAPNANPKVIGLALAATECAAAQGQPPSDRLAVIDYSKPSTEPRLWVFDLARRKLLYHELVAHGRNTGENLATAFSNRPESLQSSLGLFRTLGTYAGHNGYSLRMEGLEPGTNDHALARALVIHGAAYVNPALARQQGRIGRSYGCPAVRTAIARPLIDALKGGQYVFSYYPDARWLSASPYLKCSSGRAMTASLAAP from the coding sequence ATGAGCCGATTCCTGCGCCACGCTGCCACCCTGACGCTGTTCCTCGCCGGCTGTTTCGTCGCGGCACACGCCACGGAACCCTCGCTGCAGGATGCGCTCAGCCGGCTCGCGCCGAACGCGAATCCCAAGGTGATCGGCCTGGCGCTCGCCGCTACCGAATGCGCCGCCGCGCAGGGCCAGCCTCCGTCCGACCGGCTGGCGGTGATCGACTATTCGAAACCCTCCACCGAGCCGCGGCTGTGGGTGTTCGACCTGGCCAGACGCAAGCTGCTGTACCACGAGCTGGTGGCGCACGGGCGCAACACCGGTGAGAACCTGGCGACGGCATTCTCGAACCGGCCGGAGAGCCTGCAGTCCAGCCTGGGCCTGTTCCGCACGCTGGGCACCTACGCCGGCCACAACGGTTACTCGCTGCGCATGGAAGGCCTCGAACCGGGCACCAACGACCATGCGCTGGCGCGCGCACTGGTGATCCACGGCGCGGCCTACGTCAACCCCGCACTCGCCCGCCAGCAGGGCCGCATCGGTCGCAGCTACGGCTGCCCGGCCGTGCGCACCGCGATTGCGCGGCCGCTGATCGACGCCCTCAAGGGCGGCCAGTACGTGTTCTCCTACTACCCCGATGCACGCTGGCTGAGCGCTTCGCCGTACCTCAAGTGCAGCAGCGGACGCGCCATGACCGCGAGCCTCGCCGCGCCCTGA
- a CDS encoding trehalase family glycosidase gives MCPRHRLMIMKSFLRCALCGLWVMFATAAAALQPDAQKTRAYIDHAWTTLTRSMDDCSALRDPKVGTQPVLYLPADLPSPPDLAAVKKRCNVDVHVLPRAIGQLGDIAPTSLPRQGLLYLPHPYVVPGGFFNEMYGWDSYFIVLGLVADHREALARDMVDNALFEVQYYGAVLNANRSYYLTRSQPPFLSLMIRAVLDDPDSFKSKAEAQAWLEHAYPLAVRDYSTWTRKEHRAGATGLARYYDYGGAAPVLEMRDSRYLRGVIDWLLAHPSEDPGYLVRAAEHPDAAEVVRLKTASCDVEASKVCAGAWSQGYRLSADYYLGDRAMRESGFDTSFRMGPFGGSTHHYAPVDLNSLLYRYERDLHDFAVQLGNNADAKRWAGAADARRAAIDKYLWRADQGMYMDYDFVRGKPSGYHFVATFYPLWAGAASPAQAASLRGKLGIFERKGGLQTSDHASGAQWDAPFGWAPTNWLATAGLDAYGFHDDARRIAREFTATIDRSLAHDGTIREKYNMVSGNADVKISAGYTANVIGFGWSNGVYLKMQALLREPSGNP, from the coding sequence ATGTGCCCACGGCATCGGTTGATGATCATGAAGTCATTCCTTCGGTGTGCGCTGTGCGGACTGTGGGTCATGTTCGCCACCGCTGCGGCGGCCCTCCAGCCCGATGCGCAGAAGACCCGCGCCTACATCGACCACGCATGGACCACGCTGACGCGTTCGATGGACGACTGCTCGGCCCTGCGTGATCCCAAGGTGGGCACGCAGCCGGTGCTGTACCTGCCCGCGGACCTGCCATCGCCGCCGGACCTGGCCGCGGTGAAGAAGCGCTGCAACGTCGACGTGCACGTGCTGCCCCGAGCGATCGGCCAGCTTGGCGACATCGCGCCGACTTCGCTGCCGCGGCAGGGCCTGCTCTACCTGCCGCATCCATACGTGGTGCCAGGCGGCTTCTTCAACGAGATGTACGGCTGGGACAGCTACTTCATCGTGCTCGGCCTGGTCGCCGACCACCGCGAGGCGCTGGCGCGCGACATGGTCGACAACGCGCTGTTCGAGGTGCAGTACTACGGCGCGGTGCTCAACGCGAACCGCAGCTATTACCTGACCCGTTCGCAGCCGCCGTTCCTGAGTTTAATGATCCGTGCCGTGCTGGATGACCCGGACAGTTTCAAGAGCAAGGCCGAAGCGCAAGCGTGGCTGGAACACGCGTATCCGCTCGCCGTGCGCGACTACTCCACCTGGACGCGCAAGGAACACCGGGCCGGCGCCACTGGCTTGGCGCGCTACTACGACTACGGCGGCGCGGCGCCGGTGCTGGAGATGCGCGACAGCCGCTACCTGCGCGGCGTGATCGACTGGCTGCTCGCGCACCCGTCGGAGGATCCCGGCTACCTGGTCAGGGCCGCCGAACATCCGGACGCGGCGGAAGTCGTACGGCTCAAGACCGCCAGCTGCGACGTCGAGGCCTCGAAGGTCTGCGCCGGCGCCTGGTCGCAAGGTTATCGCCTTAGCGCTGACTACTATCTCGGCGATCGCGCGATGCGCGAGTCGGGTTTCGACACCAGCTTCCGCATGGGTCCGTTCGGCGGCTCCACCCACCACTACGCGCCGGTGGATCTGAACAGCCTGCTGTACCGCTACGAGCGCGACCTGCACGATTTCGCCGTGCAGCTCGGCAACAATGCGGACGCCAAGCGCTGGGCCGGCGCCGCCGACGCGCGACGTGCGGCAATCGACAAGTACCTGTGGCGTGCCGACCAGGGCATGTACATGGACTACGACTTCGTGCGCGGCAAGCCGTCCGGCTATCACTTCGTCGCCACCTTCTATCCGCTGTGGGCCGGTGCGGCCTCGCCGGCGCAGGCCGCGTCGCTGCGCGGCAAGCTCGGCATCTTCGAGCGCAAGGGCGGCCTGCAGACCAGCGACCACGCCAGCGGCGCGCAATGGGATGCGCCGTTCGGCTGGGCGCCGACCAACTGGCTGGCGACGGCCGGGCTGGACGCCTACGGCTTCCACGACGACGCCCGCCGCATCGCGCGCGAATTCACCGCCACCATCGATCGCAGCCTCGCCCACGACGGCACCATCCGCGAGAAATACAACATGGTCAGCGGCAACGCCGACGTGAAGATCAGCGCCGGCTACACCGCCAACGTGATCGGCTTTGGCTGGAGCAACGGTGTTTATCTGAAGATGCAGGCGCTGCTGCGGGAGCCCTCCGGGAATCCGTGA
- a CDS encoding DUF2167 domain-containing protein, translating to MKRLFPVLAALLVACLCAPVTAQTDPQTNPIEALPWQRGPTTVSLGTHASLQVPKGYAFLDNKGTKALNLLMQNPSNDEDEYALVDDRGDWVAYFTYADTGYIKDNEQIDPDDILDSIRKGTEQSNKERRSHGWDELRVLGWSAKPEYDTQLKSLAWSILAEDVSTQQQVVNYNTRLLGRYGVMQVVVATAPDKLGHSIGSFKETVPGFQFSPGETYGEYQPGDHVAAYGLAALITGGAAAVAAKKGLFAVIGGFLAATWKFLLVGLAAVGARFKSFFVKKR from the coding sequence ATGAAGCGATTGTTTCCAGTGCTTGCGGCACTGCTTGTGGCATGCCTGTGCGCGCCCGTCACCGCACAAACCGACCCGCAAACCAACCCGATCGAGGCGCTGCCCTGGCAGCGGGGGCCGACTACCGTTTCGCTGGGCACGCACGCCTCGTTGCAGGTGCCGAAGGGTTACGCGTTCCTGGACAACAAGGGCACCAAGGCGTTGAACCTGCTGATGCAGAATCCCTCGAACGATGAGGACGAGTACGCGCTGGTGGACGATAGAGGCGACTGGGTGGCGTATTTCACGTACGCGGATACCGGCTACATCAAGGACAACGAGCAGATCGATCCCGATGACATCCTCGACTCCATCCGCAAGGGCACCGAGCAAAGCAACAAGGAGCGGCGCTCGCACGGTTGGGACGAGCTGCGGGTACTTGGCTGGAGTGCGAAGCCCGAATACGACACCCAGCTCAAGTCGCTGGCCTGGTCGATCCTGGCCGAGGACGTCAGCACGCAGCAGCAGGTGGTGAACTACAACACCCGCCTGCTGGGCCGCTATGGCGTGATGCAGGTGGTGGTCGCCACGGCTCCGGACAAGCTCGGCCACTCCATCGGCAGCTTCAAGGAGACGGTGCCGGGCTTCCAGTTCTCGCCTGGCGAAACCTATGGCGAGTACCAGCCCGGCGATCACGTCGCGGCCTATGGTCTGGCGGCGCTCATCACCGGGGGAGCCGCGGCGGTTGCCGCGAAGAAAGGCTTGTTCGCCGTGATCGGCGGCTTCCTGGCGGCAACCTGGAAGTTCCTGCTGGTTGGCCTTGCGGCCGTGGGCGCCAGGTTCAAGTCGTTCTTCGTGAAGAAGCGCTGA